A part of Thermus albus genomic DNA contains:
- the recF gene encoding DNA replication/repair protein RecF (All proteins in this family for which functions are known are DNA-binding proteins that assist the filamentation of RecA onto DNA for the initiation of recombination or recombinational repair.) produces MHLISFRQRNFRNLALAAFHPPQGLFALVGGNAQGKTSLLLGLHLALGGEVRSPLADLIRFGEKEAWLFAEVETELGLYRIEQRLGPEGREVFLNERAVSLRALQELPGSVLVLPEDVEVVLGSREERRTFLDRLIGRFSRRYTAFLAAYEKALRQRNALLKAGGNGLAVWDQELARYGTEIMALRGRFLKRFLPIFRSVHQTLAPGEAGLLLEETAPGDFLEALQARREEELLKGQTLVGPHRDDLVFLLSGRPVHRFASRGEAKAIALALRLAEHQLLTEHHGEAPLLLVDEWSEELDEGKRQAVLAYARSLPQAALAGLWAPKGVPVCWVEGGVVLG; encoded by the coding sequence ATGCACCTCATATCCTTTCGGCAAAGGAACTTCCGCAACCTGGCCCTAGCCGCCTTCCACCCTCCCCAGGGGCTTTTCGCCCTGGTGGGGGGAAACGCCCAGGGCAAGACCAGCCTGCTTTTGGGCCTCCACCTGGCCCTAGGGGGAGAGGTGCGAAGCCCTTTGGCCGACCTCATCCGCTTTGGGGAAAAGGAAGCTTGGCTTTTCGCCGAGGTGGAAACGGAGCTGGGCCTCTACCGCATAGAGCAAAGGCTTGGCCCAGAGGGAAGGGAGGTCTTCTTAAACGAAAGGGCCGTAAGCCTCCGGGCACTGCAGGAGCTTCCGGGCTCGGTCTTGGTCCTGCCTGAGGACGTGGAGGTGGTCCTGGGAAGCCGGGAGGAGAGGCGCACCTTCTTGGACCGCCTTATCGGGCGCTTTTCCCGGCGGTACACCGCCTTCCTTGCCGCCTACGAGAAGGCGCTTCGCCAGCGGAATGCCCTCTTAAAAGCGGGGGGCAATGGGCTTGCGGTGTGGGACCAGGAGCTTGCCCGTTACGGCACCGAGATCATGGCCCTTAGGGGGCGTTTTCTAAAGCGCTTCCTGCCCATCTTCCGGTCCGTCCACCAAACCCTGGCCCCAGGGGAGGCAGGGCTCCTTTTGGAGGAGACCGCCCCAGGGGACTTCCTCGAGGCCCTCCAGGCCCGGCGGGAAGAGGAGCTCCTAAAAGGCCAGACCCTGGTGGGCCCCCACCGGGACGATCTGGTCTTCCTGCTCTCGGGCCGCCCGGTGCACCGCTTTGCTAGCCGGGGGGAGGCCAAGGCCATCGCCCTGGCCCTGCGCCTGGCCGAGCACCAGCTTCTTACCGAACACCACGGGGAAGCCCCCCTCCTCCTGGTGGACGAGTGGAGCGAGGAGCTGGACGAGGGCAAGCGGCAGGCGGTCTTGGCCTACGCCCGTAGCCTTCCCCAGGCTGCCCTGGCTGGACTTTGGGCCCCCAAAGGGGTGCCGGTATGCTGGGTGGAAGGGGGGGTGGTCCTGGGCTAA
- a CDS encoding MFS transporter — translation MSPLGLLFLTLFNSILGLSILFPILGPLGRELGLTEVQVGLFSTGYALMQFLLSPLWGRLSERGRKPILLLGILGFGISFLLFGLFALLGQKGFFSPGLLFLLLLLTRLLGGAFSSATLPTAQAYVADVTGRENRTAGMALLGAAFGLAVILGPALGAGLAAFFGLLAPVFFSAGIALLNALFVALVLPESRPQGSREMGRLSPWEGHILPLLLLGFALNLSSVALEQTIAFYFQDRLGLSGVETARSVGLALVLYGLVAVFIQGFLVRRFSWPPRTLLLTGVPLGLLGFLLLVAAHSFPLLVLGLALQGAGVALAGPGVTAALSLAVGEGEQGLVAGLNSSAQALGRMLGPILGTGLYRLTPEAPYLLGAGLLLMVLLLLPVLFRRVKL, via the coding sequence ATGTCTCCCCTTGGCCTCCTCTTCCTAACCCTTTTCAACAGCATCCTGGGGCTTTCCATCCTCTTTCCCATCCTGGGGCCCCTGGGGCGGGAGCTTGGGCTCACCGAGGTCCAGGTGGGTCTCTTCTCCACCGGCTATGCCCTCATGCAGTTTCTCCTTTCCCCTTTATGGGGAAGGCTTAGCGAGCGCGGGCGCAAGCCCATCCTCCTTTTGGGCATCCTGGGCTTTGGCATCAGCTTCCTGCTCTTTGGCCTGTTTGCCCTTCTGGGGCAAAAGGGGTTCTTCTCCCCCGGACTCCTCTTCCTCCTCCTTCTCCTAACCCGGCTTCTGGGAGGGGCCTTCAGCTCCGCTACCCTGCCCACCGCCCAGGCCTATGTGGCGGACGTCACCGGCAGGGAAAACCGCACCGCGGGCATGGCCCTCCTGGGGGCGGCCTTTGGCCTGGCGGTGATCCTGGGGCCCGCCTTGGGAGCGGGGCTTGCGGCCTTTTTCGGCCTCCTGGCCCCGGTGTTTTTCTCCGCAGGGATTGCCCTCCTGAACGCCCTCTTTGTGGCCCTGGTGCTCCCCGAGTCCCGGCCCCAGGGTTCCCGGGAGATGGGCCGGCTTTCCCCTTGGGAGGGCCACATCCTTCCCCTTCTCCTCTTGGGCTTTGCCCTGAACCTCTCCAGCGTGGCCCTGGAGCAGACCATCGCCTTCTACTTCCAAGACCGCCTAGGGCTTTCCGGGGTGGAAACCGCCAGGAGCGTGGGCCTGGCCCTGGTGCTTTATGGGCTGGTGGCGGTGTTTATCCAGGGTTTTTTGGTGCGGCGCTTCTCCTGGCCACCCCGGACCCTTCTCCTCACCGGGGTACCCCTGGGCCTTTTGGGCTTCCTCCTTTTGGTGGCGGCCCATTCCTTCCCCCTTCTGGTGCTGGGCCTGGCCCTGCAGGGGGCGGGGGTAGCCCTGGCTGGGCCAGGGGTGACGGCTGCCCTCTCCCTGGCCGTGGGGGAAGGGGAGCAGGGCCTGGTGGCAGGGCTCAACAGTTCCGCCCAGGCCCTGGGGCGGATGCTGGGCCCTATACTGGGTACAGGGCTTTACCGGCTCACCCCCGAAGCCCCCTACCTCCTAGGGGCCGGGCTTTTGCTGATGGTCCTCCTCCTCCTTCCTGTACTTTTTCGCCGGGTTAAGCTTTAG
- the pstB gene encoding phosphate ABC transporter ATP-binding protein PstB yields the protein MFQDTKEKEAVSVHMESRSLVVRYGNRVGVGVGNGVNLPIYRHQITALIGPSGCGKTTFLRALNRMHDLTPIARVEGEVLLDGKNIYAPGVDPVLIRRRVGMVFQKPTAFPTMSIYDNVAAGLKLVGIRDKRRLDEAVERALRGAALWDEVKDRLRAPASGLSGGQQQRLTIARALAVEPEVLLMDEPTASLDPISTQAIEDLLLSLKEQVTIVIVTHNMQQAARVSNYTAFFLNGEMVEFGPTEAIFTKPRDPRTEAYVTGRFG from the coding sequence ATGTTCCAGGACACCAAGGAAAAGGAAGCCGTAAGCGTGCACATGGAATCCAGGAGCCTAGTGGTCCGCTACGGGAACCGCGTGGGCGTAGGGGTTGGAAATGGGGTAAACCTCCCCATTTACCGGCACCAGATCACAGCCCTCATCGGGCCCTCAGGATGCGGCAAGACCACTTTTTTGCGCGCCCTGAACCGGATGCATGACCTAACCCCCATCGCCCGGGTGGAAGGAGAGGTGCTTTTGGATGGGAAAAACATCTACGCTCCCGGGGTGGACCCGGTACTGATACGCCGGCGGGTGGGGATGGTTTTCCAAAAGCCCACGGCCTTTCCCACCATGTCCATCTACGATAACGTGGCGGCGGGACTAAAGCTGGTAGGCATAAGGGACAAGCGCCGCCTGGACGAGGCTGTGGAACGGGCGCTCCGGGGAGCCGCTTTGTGGGATGAGGTGAAAGACCGCCTCCGGGCTCCAGCCAGCGGCCTATCCGGTGGGCAGCAACAACGCCTCACCATTGCCCGGGCCTTGGCGGTGGAGCCTGAGGTGCTCCTCATGGACGAACCCACCGCCAGCCTGGATCCCATCTCCACCCAGGCTATAGAAGACCTCCTTCTCTCATTGAAGGAGCAGGTGACCATCGTCATCGTAACCCATAACATGCAGCAGGCAGCCCGCGTTTCCAACTACACCGCCTTCTTTCTCAACGGGGAAATGGTGGAATTCGGTCCCACGGAAGCCATCTTCACCAAACCGCGGGATCCTCGCACGGAAGCCTACGTTACCGGCCGTTTCGGCTAA
- the pstA gene encoding phosphate ABC transporter permease PstA, whose amino-acid sequence MLPAGQVRRPEKELALRARYRKERFMMILVGLGTGLAFLVLFLVIAYALAQGAGALNLDFFLKDMRPPGETGGGLRQAIVGTLIVDGLGLLIALPFGLAAGILLAEYPDHPVNPFLRLLSDTLNGMPAILFGLLAFVLLVKPMGGFSGLSGSFALGFLMIPILARSTEGVLSLVPKEIREAGLALGLPRWRVILSLVLPTARAGLITGVLLAFARAAGEAAPLLFTAFGSPLLELNPLKPMDTLPLRLFAFAISPYDDWHRQAWAAGLVLFGLITLTSLLARWASRRI is encoded by the coding sequence ATGCTTCCTGCTGGTCAAGTACGAAGACCGGAAAAGGAACTGGCCCTTAGAGCCCGCTACCGCAAAGAACGCTTCATGATGATTTTGGTGGGCCTAGGCACCGGCCTAGCTTTCCTGGTCCTCTTCCTGGTCATAGCCTACGCCTTGGCCCAAGGGGCAGGTGCCCTCAACCTGGATTTTTTCCTTAAGGACATGCGTCCGCCGGGGGAAACTGGCGGTGGCTTAAGGCAGGCTATTGTGGGAACCCTGATCGTGGACGGGCTAGGGCTCCTCATCGCCTTACCCTTTGGCCTGGCAGCGGGAATTCTTTTGGCGGAGTACCCCGATCACCCGGTAAATCCCTTCCTGAGGCTCCTCTCCGATACCCTAAACGGGATGCCGGCCATTCTTTTTGGTCTTCTGGCCTTTGTCCTTCTCGTCAAGCCCATGGGGGGGTTCTCCGGCCTATCCGGCAGTTTCGCCCTGGGCTTCCTCATGATCCCCATCCTGGCCAGAAGTACCGAGGGGGTGCTTAGCCTAGTACCCAAGGAGATCCGGGAAGCAGGGCTGGCCTTAGGCCTTCCCCGCTGGCGCGTGATCCTTTCCCTTGTCCTGCCCACCGCCCGGGCTGGACTCATCACCGGGGTGCTCTTGGCCTTCGCCCGGGCGGCAGGAGAGGCAGCTCCGCTCCTCTTTACCGCTTTCGGTAGCCCTCTTTTGGAGCTCAACCCCCTTAAGCCCATGGATACCCTTCCCTTGCGACTATTTGCCTTTGCCATAAGCCCCTATGATGACTGGCACCGCCAGGCCTGGGCGGCAGGGCTAGTGCTCTTTGGGCTGATTACCCTGACCAGCCTGCTGGCACGGTGGGCCTCGAGGAGGATCTAA
- the pstC gene encoding phosphate ABC transporter permease subunit PstC, protein MKRLYTHFGDRAFAGTLLLLALGVAVLAVLMAFELYQGGSLALSRFGLWGFALGSQWDPVIQKSFGAWPYILGTVLVSLSALLLSFFPALATAIFAAEYAPRWLAQIINFLLDLMAAVPSVVYGLWGIFVLAPWIRDQVQLPLYLWAAEKAPWLLPLLGNPTGYGLMTAILILASMIIPFTAALARDAIALVPREHREAAYALGATRWEVMRMAILPLARGGIIAGAFLALARAIGETMAVTMVIGNSHKLPYTLFGGAATMPSVIANEFTEAVEDLHLSALIAVGFLLFWVSMAVNFIAAYLLRRQERLVKGVM, encoded by the coding sequence ATGAAGCGGCTTTACACCCATTTCGGCGACCGCGCCTTTGCCGGGACCCTGCTCCTTTTGGCCTTGGGAGTGGCCGTTCTGGCCGTTCTCATGGCCTTTGAGCTTTACCAAGGGGGAAGCTTGGCCCTAAGCCGCTTTGGCCTTTGGGGGTTTGCCCTTGGCAGCCAATGGGACCCGGTAATCCAAAAGTCCTTTGGTGCGTGGCCCTATATTTTGGGAACGGTCCTTGTAAGCCTCTCTGCCCTTCTTCTTTCCTTCTTTCCCGCCTTGGCCACCGCCATCTTTGCCGCCGAGTACGCCCCTAGGTGGCTAGCCCAGATCATCAACTTCCTGCTGGACCTCATGGCAGCGGTGCCCAGCGTGGTGTATGGGCTTTGGGGCATCTTCGTCCTGGCCCCTTGGATCCGGGACCAGGTGCAGCTTCCCCTCTACCTGTGGGCCGCGGAGAAAGCCCCTTGGCTTCTCCCCCTCCTGGGAAATCCCACGGGCTATGGGCTTATGACCGCGATCCTGATCCTGGCCTCCATGATCATCCCTTTCACCGCGGCCTTAGCCCGGGACGCCATCGCCCTGGTACCTCGGGAGCACAGGGAAGCAGCCTACGCCTTGGGTGCCACCCGCTGGGAAGTCATGCGCATGGCCATCCTGCCCCTGGCCCGGGGAGGCATTATCGCCGGCGCCTTTCTCGCCTTAGCCCGAGCCATAGGTGAAACCATGGCGGTGACCATGGTTATCGGCAACTCCCACAAGCTTCCCTACACCCTCTTCGGTGGAGCAGCCACCATGCCCAGCGTCATCGCCAACGAGTTCACCGAAGCCGTTGAGGACCTCCACCTCTCCGCCCTTATAGCCGTAGGCTTCCTGCTTTTTTGGGTTTCCATGGCGGTTAACTTCATCGCCGCCTACCTCCTGAGACGCCAAGAACGCCTGGTCAAAGGGGTGATGTGA
- the pstS gene encoding phosphate ABC transporter substrate-binding protein PstS translates to MRKLAVLGILALVGSAVAQGTVTLVGAGATFPYPLLAKYGDEYTRLTEGKVRINYQSIGSGGGIRQFLEQTVHFGASDAPLSDEIMKDVRTRFKTNALNIGYALGAVVPAYNLPGVRETLHFSGPVLADIFLGKIKTWNDPALQALNPQVKLPPLPITVVHRSDGSGTTYVWVDYLSKVSSEWASKVGRGTSVQWPVGIGGKGNEGVAGAVKQTPGAIGYVEVTYAKQNNLSYGAVQNKSGRFILADLPSIKAAANVPLPGDMRVSITDTQAPDGYPIASFTYMLLYEDLSANKAVKNEAEARALVEFVKWVLTEGQKYNEPLTYGALASVPQQRALSLLSRVTYGSKPIGKEIVGR, encoded by the coding sequence ATGCGAAAGCTAGCGGTCCTAGGAATCTTGGCTTTGGTAGGCTCGGCAGTGGCCCAAGGCACCGTAACCCTGGTGGGAGCAGGGGCCACCTTCCCCTATCCCTTGTTGGCTAAATACGGGGATGAGTACACCCGCCTCACGGAGGGGAAGGTGCGCATCAACTACCAGTCCATCGGTTCCGGTGGCGGTATCCGCCAGTTTCTGGAGCAAACGGTGCACTTTGGCGCCAGCGATGCTCCCCTTTCCGACGAGATAATGAAGGACGTGCGGACCCGTTTTAAAACCAACGCCCTTAACATCGGCTACGCCTTGGGAGCCGTGGTGCCAGCCTATAACCTACCCGGGGTACGGGAAACCCTTCATTTCTCCGGCCCGGTGCTCGCGGACATCTTCCTGGGTAAGATCAAGACCTGGAATGACCCTGCCCTGCAAGCGTTGAACCCCCAGGTGAAGCTTCCCCCCCTGCCCATCACCGTGGTGCACCGTTCCGACGGGTCGGGCACCACCTACGTCTGGGTGGACTACCTTTCCAAGGTTTCCTCCGAATGGGCCAGCAAGGTGGGGAGGGGCACCAGCGTCCAGTGGCCGGTGGGCATAGGAGGCAAGGGCAATGAGGGGGTAGCTGGAGCGGTGAAGCAAACTCCTGGCGCCATCGGTTACGTGGAGGTCACTTACGCTAAGCAGAACAACCTAAGCTACGGAGCCGTACAGAACAAGTCGGGGCGCTTCATCTTAGCAGACCTGCCCTCCATCAAGGCTGCCGCCAACGTGCCCCTCCCTGGGGACATGCGGGTCTCCATCACCGATACCCAGGCTCCTGACGGCTATCCCATCGCCAGCTTCACCTACATGCTGCTTTACGAAGACCTCTCCGCTAACAAGGCGGTGAAGAACGAAGCTGAGGCCCGTGCCCTGGTGGAGTTCGTGAAGTGGGTCCTCACTGAGGGGCAAAAGTACAACGAGCCCCTCACCTACGGGGCCTTGGCTTCGGTGCCCCAGCAACGGGCCCTATCCCTCCTTTCCCGGGTGACCTACGGGAGTAAGCCCATCGGGAAGGAGATCGTAGGGCGCTAG
- the mnmA gene encoding tRNA 2-thiouridine(34) synthase MnmA, which produces MRKTVLVAMSGGVDSSVSAYLLKEAGYEVVGAMMRFWPEEPPKPSLELPAGRAWESCCTPEAAYEARRVAETLGIPFYLLDYRETFEEAIIKPFLQDYARGRTPNPCARCNTFVKFGALLKQAKRLGLDYVATGHYVRREGKALLRGVDPRKDQSYFLWGTSKEALPHLLFPVGGMTKAEVRALAEKAGLPTARKPESQNLCFVAGDLRSFLKERLKPRPGPLVDALTGEVVGEHQGASLYTIGQRKGLGLYKPHLERYVVGLDPVANVVYVGPKEAALWQGLEGEGANLLTELPEEVEVQVRYRTLPVKARVESLSPLRLRFASPVFAVTPGQSAAFYRGERLLGGAVIRQGLYNLAGLAQPEGYLEAERTMGHLTFS; this is translated from the coding sequence ATGAGGAAGACGGTCCTGGTGGCCATGTCGGGAGGGGTGGACTCCTCGGTTTCCGCCTACCTCCTGAAGGAGGCGGGGTACGAGGTGGTGGGGGCCATGATGCGCTTCTGGCCCGAGGAGCCGCCCAAGCCTTCCCTGGAACTCCCGGCAGGGCGGGCCTGGGAAAGCTGCTGCACCCCCGAGGCCGCCTACGAGGCCCGAAGGGTGGCGGAAACCTTGGGCATCCCCTTCTACCTGCTGGATTACCGGGAGACCTTTGAGGAGGCCATCATAAAGCCTTTCCTCCAGGATTACGCCCGGGGCCGCACCCCCAACCCCTGCGCCCGCTGCAACACCTTTGTGAAGTTCGGGGCCCTCCTCAAGCAGGCGAAGCGCCTGGGGCTGGACTACGTGGCCACGGGGCACTACGTGCGCCGGGAAGGGAAGGCCCTCCTGAGGGGCGTGGACCCCCGGAAGGACCAAAGCTACTTCCTGTGGGGCACCTCCAAGGAGGCCCTTCCCCACCTCCTCTTTCCCGTGGGGGGGATGACCAAGGCCGAGGTGCGGGCCCTGGCGGAAAAGGCCGGGCTCCCCACCGCCAGGAAGCCGGAAAGCCAAAACCTCTGCTTCGTAGCCGGGGACCTAAGGTCCTTCCTTAAGGAAAGGCTTAAGCCCCGCCCTGGACCCCTGGTGGACGCCCTTACCGGGGAGGTGGTGGGGGAGCACCAAGGGGCAAGCCTCTACACCATCGGCCAGCGCAAGGGCCTTGGGCTTTACAAGCCCCACCTGGAGCGGTACGTGGTGGGGCTAGACCCCGTGGCCAACGTGGTCTACGTGGGACCCAAGGAGGCCGCCCTATGGCAGGGCCTAGAGGGAGAAGGGGCTAACCTCCTCACCGAGCTCCCCGAGGAGGTGGAGGTGCAGGTGCGCTACCGCACCCTCCCGGTGAAGGCCCGAGTGGAGTCCCTAAGCCCCTTGCGCCTCCGCTTCGCCAGTCCGGTCTTCGCCGTGACCCCGGGGCAAAGCGCCGCCTTCTACCGGGGGGAAAGGCTCTTGGGGGGTGCGGTGATCCGCCAGGGGCTTTACAACCTGGCGGGCCTCGCTCAACCGGAAGGTTATCTCGAGGCCGAACGGACGATGGGGCACCTGACCTTTTCCTGA
- a CDS encoding DUF1385 domain-containing protein, which translates to MGGMRLLLLLAKQVTLGGSAALEGVMMKSPWAWALAVRLPDGRVHVERHAEPALGQRYPWAKLPLIRGVVALWDALSVSYRALARSAELVGGEEEVPKGALWGTVAVSLLLGIALFIVLPGFLAGLFLDPARIPVLYNLLAGLIKVGILVGYLRFIGRLPDIGRFFMYHGAEHKAIHAFEKGLPLTVENVMAQPRFHPRCGTTFIAFVIVVSILVYSFIPAPEVLWWRLLARVLFLPVVAALAFELLYFSARHEDPLSRLLRELGFRFQALTVAEPTPEMVEVAIRSTEAALGERVVA; encoded by the coding sequence ATGGGAGGGATGCGGCTTCTTCTCCTTTTGGCTAAGCAGGTGACCCTGGGGGGCTCGGCGGCCCTCGAGGGGGTGATGATGAAGTCCCCCTGGGCCTGGGCCCTGGCGGTGCGCCTGCCCGATGGAAGGGTGCACGTGGAGCGCCATGCGGAGCCTGCCCTAGGCCAGCGCTACCCTTGGGCTAAGCTTCCCCTCATCCGGGGGGTGGTGGCCCTGTGGGACGCCCTTTCCGTGAGCTACCGGGCCCTGGCCCGGAGCGCCGAACTCGTAGGGGGCGAGGAGGAGGTGCCCAAAGGGGCCCTGTGGGGCACGGTGGCGGTGAGCCTTCTTCTGGGGATTGCCCTTTTCATCGTACTTCCCGGTTTCCTGGCCGGCCTCTTCCTGGACCCTGCTCGCATCCCCGTCCTCTACAACCTGCTGGCGGGTCTCATCAAGGTGGGCATCCTGGTGGGCTACCTCCGCTTCATCGGGCGCCTGCCGGACATAGGGCGCTTTTTCATGTACCACGGTGCGGAACACAAGGCCATCCACGCCTTTGAGAAGGGGCTTCCCCTGACCGTGGAGAACGTCATGGCCCAGCCCCGCTTCCACCCCCGGTGCGGCACCACCTTCATCGCCTTCGTGATCGTGGTCTCTATCCTGGTCTATAGCTTCATCCCTGCCCCCGAGGTCCTCTGGTGGCGGCTACTGGCCCGGGTCCTCTTCCTGCCGGTGGTGGCGGCCTTGGCCTTTGAGCTCCTCTACTTCTCCGCCCGCCATGAGGATCCCCTTTCCCGCCTCCTACGGGAACTGGGATTCCGCTTCCAGGCCCTCACCGTGGCCGAGCCCACCCCGGAGATGGTGGAGGTGGCCATAAGGAGCACGGAAGCCGCCTTGGGCGAACGGGTGGTGGCATGA
- a CDS encoding leucyl aminopeptidase, translated as MITLHATTATLEEGKAPLKVVWVKQGELTPQGQVLDARLDGLLRQAMAQAGFKGEAGESLLLATSEGNFLLFGLGEDIRAAGGRLAQALAKLAFPEVLVEALEAYPLAEGLLLGAYRFDRYKGEKEDRALTLYLSGARPEDLERAKGVAAGVYWARDLVNEPPNVLTPEALAEAALSLRALGIEVEVLDEEAIEALGMGAFLAVAQGSHHPPRFIHLRYAPEGAQERLDLVGKGLTFDSGGYSLKPTESMATMKGDMAGGAAVLGALKSAALLGLPLEIGGYIAACENMVSGRAYRLGDVLKTLAGKTVEVMNTDAEGRLTLVDALAYAERQGARRILELSTLTGSAVVALGEEVAALFATEEAWGKQVEEAARRAGEKVWPLPLERAYREKLKSPVADLKNVGDRNGGAITAALFLAEFVTVPLVHLDIAGPAFTKKAHALGPEGGTGFGVRTVLEVARGLTDTTPA; from the coding sequence GTGATCACCCTACATGCCACGACGGCCACACTGGAAGAAGGCAAGGCGCCCCTTAAGGTGGTATGGGTCAAGCAGGGGGAGCTTACCCCCCAGGGCCAGGTTTTGGATGCCCGTCTGGATGGTCTTCTCCGCCAGGCCATGGCCCAGGCGGGCTTCAAGGGGGAGGCGGGGGAAAGCCTTCTTCTGGCCACTTCGGAGGGGAACTTCCTCCTTTTTGGCCTAGGCGAGGACATCCGGGCTGCAGGGGGAAGGCTAGCCCAGGCGTTGGCCAAGCTGGCCTTTCCCGAGGTGCTCGTGGAGGCTCTGGAGGCCTATCCCTTGGCGGAGGGCCTGCTCCTTGGGGCCTACCGCTTTGACCGTTACAAGGGCGAAAAGGAGGATAGAGCGCTAACCCTTTACCTTTCCGGGGCCCGGCCCGAGGACCTGGAAAGGGCCAAGGGGGTGGCGGCAGGGGTCTACTGGGCCCGGGACCTGGTGAACGAGCCCCCCAACGTCCTAACCCCTGAGGCCCTGGCGGAGGCCGCCCTTTCCCTGAGGGCTTTGGGCATAGAGGTGGAGGTTTTGGATGAGGAGGCCATAGAGGCCCTGGGCATGGGGGCCTTCCTGGCAGTGGCCCAGGGTTCGCACCACCCTCCCCGTTTTATCCACCTACGATACGCCCCCGAGGGGGCCCAAGAGAGGCTGGACCTGGTGGGCAAGGGGCTTACCTTTGATTCCGGGGGCTACTCCTTAAAGCCCACGGAGAGCATGGCCACCATGAAGGGGGACATGGCGGGAGGGGCGGCGGTGCTTGGAGCCCTGAAGAGCGCGGCCCTTCTCGGCCTTCCCCTGGAGATCGGGGGTTACATCGCCGCCTGCGAGAACATGGTCTCGGGCCGGGCCTACCGGCTTGGGGATGTGCTCAAGACTCTTGCCGGGAAGACGGTGGAGGTGATGAACACCGACGCGGAGGGAAGGCTCACCCTGGTGGATGCCTTGGCCTATGCGGAAAGGCAAGGGGCGAGGCGTATTTTGGAGCTTTCCACCCTCACGGGCTCGGCGGTGGTGGCCTTAGGGGAAGAGGTGGCTGCCCTCTTCGCCACCGAGGAGGCCTGGGGCAAGCAGGTGGAAGAAGCCGCAAGGAGGGCAGGGGAAAAGGTCTGGCCCCTTCCCTTGGAAAGGGCCTACCGGGAGAAGCTGAAAAGCCCCGTGGCCGATCTCAAAAACGTGGGGGACCGGAATGGCGGGGCCATCACCGCCGCGCTTTTCCTGGCGGAGTTCGTGACGGTGCCCTTGGTGCACCTGGACATCGCCGGGCCCGCCTTTACCAAAAAGGCCCACGCCCTGGGTCCCGAAGGGGGCACGGGGTTTGGGGTGCGGACGGTCCTCGAGGTGGCCCGGGGGTTAACCGATACCACCCCAGCCTGA
- a CDS encoding Fur family transcriptional regulator, with protein MPRMKEKENYRARLKAVGLRHTLPRERILSYLDRKNVHPTPEELYNGLKKRGYDIGLSTVYLNLHVLREHGLIYEFRDPKGLTRYDGYTEPHVHLVCTSCGKVEDLLLKNLPELDLSQAQKAAAEKSGWSLEGFRLEFRGLCPNCQE; from the coding sequence ATGCCAAGGATGAAGGAAAAGGAGAACTACCGGGCGCGGCTAAAGGCGGTGGGGCTGAGGCACACCCTGCCTCGCGAGCGGATCCTCAGCTACCTGGACCGCAAGAACGTCCACCCCACTCCGGAGGAGCTCTATAACGGCCTCAAGAAGCGGGGCTACGACATCGGCCTCTCCACGGTATACCTTAACCTCCACGTCCTCCGGGAGCATGGCCTCATCTACGAGTTCCGCGACCCCAAGGGCCTGACCCGCTACGACGGCTACACCGAGCCCCATGTGCACCTGGTCTGCACCTCCTGCGGGAAAGTGGAGGACCTGCTCTTGAAGAACCTGCCGGAGCTGGACCTTTCCCAGGCACAAAAGGCCGCCGCCGAAAAGTCCGGCTGGTCACTGGAGGGTTTCCGCTTGGAGTTCAGGGGGCTCTGCCCCAACTGCCAGGAGTAA
- a CDS encoding septum formation initiator family protein, giving the protein MERPIYRILHVIFALGLAHALFLLGQEGVRAYQLAQERARLEEALRQAEARVARLQAEVKAARDPAHLEALVRRLGFVRQEEILKRR; this is encoded by the coding sequence TTGGAGCGGCCCATTTACCGGATTCTGCACGTGATCTTCGCCCTGGGCCTGGCCCACGCCCTTTTTCTTCTGGGGCAGGAGGGGGTTAGGGCCTACCAGCTGGCCCAGGAAAGGGCTAGGCTAGAGGAGGCCTTGCGGCAGGCGGAGGCCCGGGTGGCCCGCCTCCAGGCCGAGGTGAAGGCGGCCAGGGATCCCGCCCACCTCGAGGCCCTGGTGCGCAGGTTGGGTTTTGTGCGGCAAGAGGAGATACTAAAGAGGCGATGA